In Halomarina ordinaria, one genomic interval encodes:
- a CDS encoding PIN domain-containing protein codes for MPRALIDTTVLFAAAYRRDGSHDAALPVLHGIDDGTLPEAVVLDYVLAETLNGLTTHAGHDAAVDLLDRIEENARFHIDSLTTDALATGKALFRQHEPLSFVDACIVAYMQTEELGYLYAFDDDFDAVEDVYRLDTATNPYDPN; via the coding sequence ATGCCGCGGGCACTCATCGATACGACAGTCCTCTTTGCCGCCGCATACCGACGAGATGGATCCCACGATGCCGCGCTCCCGGTGCTCCACGGCATCGACGACGGAACGCTCCCGGAAGCAGTTGTCCTCGACTACGTGCTCGCGGAAACGCTCAACGGCCTCACGACCCACGCCGGCCACGACGCAGCCGTCGATCTCCTCGATCGTATCGAAGAAAACGCCCGCTTCCACATCGACTCACTCACCACCGACGCCCTCGCGACAGGGAAGGCCCTCTTTCGCCAACACGAACCGCTCTCCTTCGTCGATGCCTGCATTGTCGCGTATATGCAAACCGAGGAGCTCGGCTACCTGTATGCGTTTGACGACGATTTTGACGCTGTCGAGGATGTCTATCGACTCGATACAGCAACGAATCCCTACGATCCGAACTGA
- a CDS encoding DUF6884 domain-containing protein: protein MEIGLVSCTKAKEDSASTPRELYEPSALFRKARSYVEENHDEWYVLSAKYNVLDPDGSPIEPYDETLNNAGGEERREWSRTVVGQLRERDLLAEGNTLVIHAGRAYYEELLPLLHDEPVDVGIPTEGLRMGETLSWYNERI from the coding sequence ATGGAGATCGGGTTGGTGAGCTGTACGAAGGCGAAGGAGGACTCGGCGTCGACGCCGAGGGAACTCTACGAGCCCTCCGCGCTGTTCCGGAAGGCCCGGAGTTACGTCGAGGAGAACCACGATGAGTGGTACGTGCTTTCGGCGAAGTACAACGTTCTTGATCCAGACGGCTCGCCGATCGAGCCCTACGACGAGACGCTGAACAACGCTGGCGGCGAAGAGCGACGAGAGTGGAGCCGAACTGTCGTCGGACAGCTACGGGAGCGCGACCTGCTCGCGGAGGGGAACACTCTCGTCATTCACGCTGGGAGGGCGTACTACGAGGAACTCCTGCCGCTGCTCCACGACGAGCCAGTCGACGTCGGGATTCCAACCGAGGGACTACGGATGGGCGAGACGTTGTCGTGGTACAATGAACGAATCTAG
- a CDS encoding HamA C-terminal domain-containing protein has product MENEIEVPWSEHTVIEKSELLDNLSDAGEWHEDKIKTSSFIVSPSYGTLDYDGFVSFLRNKFMFFALSKDEIQESERPHLEAQQLSDYRDDAKMDGKWGELILFTMVEGFLDIPMMSHKLGWKQNPTDQVKGSDGLFFGEYEGSPTLGIGEAKMYTDLDDGIEEALDSTDRFHGEDSQLRNQHELTVAMGNPSDNLSKEKIELLSSLFTGESQDYQMLHPIFVGYEDAELEEFQTKPVEDDQELVDQLHEHVEDTDLLSKVTDSLEDDYSHLRKHWLTFFFLPLEDKDRFVENVKAAIYPWTTNH; this is encoded by the coding sequence ATGGAGAATGAAATAGAAGTCCCTTGGTCAGAACATACCGTAATCGAGAAGTCAGAACTACTGGACAACCTCTCTGATGCTGGTGAATGGCATGAAGACAAGATAAAGACGTCCTCTTTCATCGTCAGTCCAAGTTACGGAACCCTGGATTATGACGGCTTCGTGAGTTTTCTTCGGAACAAATTCATGTTCTTTGCGCTGTCGAAAGATGAGATTCAGGAGTCCGAACGCCCTCATCTTGAAGCACAGCAGCTCTCAGATTACAGGGATGATGCTAAGATGGATGGCAAGTGGGGAGAGCTGATTCTATTTACAATGGTTGAAGGTTTCCTTGACATCCCTATGATGTCGCACAAGCTTGGGTGGAAACAAAATCCGACTGATCAGGTTAAGGGATCTGACGGCCTCTTCTTCGGGGAATACGAAGGATCCCCGACGTTAGGAATTGGTGAGGCGAAGATGTACACCGATTTGGATGATGGGATTGAGGAAGCTCTTGACAGCACAGATCGATTCCACGGAGAAGATAGCCAACTCCGAAATCAGCACGAGTTAACGGTTGCTATGGGTAATCCGAGCGATAATCTCTCGAAAGAGAAGATCGAACTGCTCTCATCCCTTTTCACGGGGGAATCCCAAGATTACCAAATGCTACACCCCATCTTCGTCGGATATGAGGATGCGGAGCTGGAGGAATTCCAGACAAAGCCGGTCGAGGACGATCAGGAACTAGTAGACCAGCTCCATGAACATGTCGAGGATACTGACTTACTCTCCAAAGTAACCGACTCTCTGGAGGATGACTACAGTCATCTTCGAAAGCACTGGTTGACATTCTTTTTCCTCCCACTAGAGGACAAAGATAGGTTTGTAGAGAACGTCAAAGCGGCTATCTACCCCTGGACGACGAACCACTAA
- a CDS encoding zinc-ribbon domain-containing protein, whose product MGLLSTLRRAVEGESSTLWECRNCGETLSEDAEECPSCGAEDVAYYEL is encoded by the coding sequence ATGGGTCTCTTGAGTACACTCCGCAGGGCCGTCGAAGGGGAGTCATCGACCCTGTGGGAGTGCCGAAACTGTGGGGAGACACTCTCAGAGGACGCCGAAGAGTGTCCAAGCTGTGGGGCTGAGGATGTCGCCTACTACGAGCTCTGA
- a CDS encoding helix-turn-helix transcriptional regulator: protein MLRRIELEVLATVDRGDTISELATKLDHSESYLSRAVGDLVEKGLVYTERDGRRKRVVPSDARAVERYQDLVRQHSHIEFPELLTGKALEVLYYLDQPRTVSEIADRSDNYRNTVNRILKRFRDRGLVGTGDGHYEFNADFDRLHAVARELAHHLHRQRLEAVAPKGTILWEDYDEFLAQTETEIDVEAFHETGLARFAAFDLQFLLTGHRYYVYSEDLDAVSPAELCCHTLLIDDGSRHRSYCLLLLSHVDVDEENLREQAAKYDLENEIDALLRYLETHGEVADDRLPEWDEFQKLATDYEVRLF from the coding sequence GTGCTCCGGCGCATCGAGCTTGAGGTCCTCGCCACGGTCGACCGCGGCGACACTATCTCCGAACTCGCGACGAAGCTCGACCACAGCGAGAGCTATCTCTCTCGTGCCGTCGGGGACCTCGTCGAAAAGGGACTCGTCTACACGGAACGCGATGGCCGGCGAAAACGAGTCGTCCCGTCGGATGCTCGTGCCGTTGAACGCTACCAGGACCTCGTCCGCCAGCACTCCCACATCGAGTTCCCCGAGCTGCTGACCGGCAAGGCACTCGAGGTGCTGTACTACCTCGACCAGCCGCGAACCGTCTCCGAGATCGCCGACCGGAGCGACAACTACCGCAACACGGTCAACCGCATCCTCAAGCGGTTTCGCGACCGTGGTCTCGTCGGGACGGGCGACGGCCACTACGAGTTCAACGCCGACTTCGACCGCCTCCACGCGGTCGCACGTGAACTCGCACACCATCTGCATCGCCAACGCCTCGAAGCCGTCGCCCCGAAGGGCACGATTCTCTGGGAGGACTACGACGAATTCCTCGCCCAGACCGAGACGGAAATCGACGTGGAGGCGTTCCACGAAACCGGCCTCGCTCGATTCGCGGCCTTCGACCTCCAGTTCCTGCTCACCGGCCACCGCTACTACGTCTACTCCGAGGACCTCGATGCAGTCTCGCCGGCGGAGCTCTGCTGTCACACGCTGTTAATCGACGATGGCAGCCGCCACCGCTCGTACTGTCTTCTCCTGCTCAGCCACGTCGACGTCGACGAGGAGAATCTCCGAGAGCAGGCAGCGAAATACGACCTTGAAAACGAAATCGACGCCTTGCTCCGCTACCTTGAGACGCACGGCGAGGTCGCCGACGACCGGCTCCCGGAGTGGGACGAGTTCCAGAAGCTGGCGACTGACTACGAGGTGCGACTATTCTGA
- a CDS encoding Cdc6/Cdc18 family protein — protein MGREGRRAGSNNPEGEEDRESSAADPETPESTDEEVASPGTSQTTFENGSDPADSSQEATNGDGGGISIRDRLQTESSGGVFANKDLVRSDTIIDEDRIVGRDDQLGRVVDNLKPVLQNEGIPDMLLSGPSGTGKSLIIHAVCKQIVELCESQGKTFGVISINCEGPKTADRAVYRLVKAAADDLGVDPGVPQTGVSTDQKLERLYELMREYYDGVIFILDEIDMLEGPYQEAEYNSLIYQLSRARKLADFDGPISLTTITNYADFMKDLNSRAQSSYNPDDIFFDDYDANQLRSILRNRRDAFKPDSLADDVVPLVAAFGSQTHGDARKAIDLLRWAGELAERRGADTVIETDVRDAQEKYTENRKLRHISGISTQKKLSIYAVAATAHYAREHPEWIPAGPAFKTYQFIADTMDADQYSRETFVNHVTEQSTYGVLDFERRGKGRGRGVHMYFSLSEDPETIMETIREDSRFEDLAHEEATISAVVRERLKQFRSKN, from the coding sequence ATGGGACGAGAGGGACGTAGAGCAGGATCGAATAATCCGGAAGGTGAGGAGGATCGTGAATCTTCTGCTGCTGATCCTGAAACTCCTGAATCGACGGATGAGGAGGTGGCGTCTCCTGGCACGTCACAAACGACCTTCGAAAACGGATCAGATCCCGCTGATTCGTCTCAAGAAGCAACTAATGGCGACGGTGGCGGCATCTCAATTCGTGATAGGCTCCAAACCGAGTCGTCCGGCGGGGTCTTCGCGAACAAAGACCTCGTCCGGTCAGATACCATCATCGACGAGGACCGGATCGTCGGTCGTGACGACCAGCTAGGCCGTGTCGTCGACAACCTAAAACCGGTCCTCCAGAATGAGGGGATCCCCGATATGCTTCTGAGTGGTCCTTCTGGAACTGGGAAGTCGCTCATCATTCATGCGGTCTGCAAACAGATCGTCGAACTGTGTGAATCCCAAGGCAAGACCTTCGGGGTCATTTCAATCAACTGCGAGGGGCCGAAGACTGCAGATCGGGCTGTCTATCGGTTAGTCAAAGCTGCTGCCGACGACCTCGGCGTTGATCCTGGTGTTCCCCAAACCGGTGTCTCAACGGATCAGAAGCTGGAGCGACTGTACGAACTCATGCGAGAGTATTACGACGGTGTCATCTTCATTCTCGATGAGATCGATATGCTCGAGGGGCCGTATCAGGAAGCAGAGTACAATTCTCTCATCTACCAGCTTTCACGGGCTCGCAAACTCGCTGACTTTGATGGCCCCATCTCGCTCACAACGATTACGAACTACGCCGACTTTATGAAGGACCTCAACAGCCGCGCACAGAGTTCTTACAACCCTGACGACATCTTCTTCGATGATTACGATGCGAACCAGCTCCGTAGTATTCTCCGCAACCGGCGGGACGCCTTCAAGCCAGACTCACTTGCAGATGACGTTGTTCCGCTTGTTGCTGCGTTCGGCTCCCAAACGCACGGGGATGCGCGGAAAGCGATTGATCTCCTCAGATGGGCTGGTGAATTAGCCGAGCGGCGTGGGGCTGACACGGTTATCGAGACTGATGTCCGTGATGCTCAGGAAAAATACACCGAAAACCGCAAGCTCCGGCATATCAGCGGCATTTCGACTCAAAAGAAACTCTCCATCTACGCTGTGGCGGCCACTGCCCACTACGCAAGAGAACATCCTGAGTGGATCCCTGCCGGACCTGCGTTCAAGACGTATCAATTCATTGCCGATACGATGGATGCGGACCAGTACAGTCGCGAGACGTTCGTGAATCACGTCACAGAGCAGAGTACGTACGGTGTACTGGACTTCGAGCGTCGGGGCAAGGGGCGAGGCAGAGGAGTGCATATGTATTTCTCCCTCTCCGAGGATCCGGAAACAATCATGGAGACGATCCGTGAGGATTCCCGGTTCGAAGATCTAGCTCACGAAGAGGCGACTATCAGCGCGGTTGTCCGCGAACGGCTGAAGCAGTTCCGGAGTAAAAACTAA
- a CDS encoding helix-turn-helix domain-containing protein, translated as MEYVDETAAKIMVAARPGDSIRRIAQKIDGSYSWVYDWIERLEDAGFIRREDGIYIENYAVRDRYYDLVAAISRAVPPSIDDGYVIPHFAGMPFAYTKIDGVYVWTHGGYQIARGHDDYPIFIQVADQDVERWTAFFDEFVIPSRIEERPDATDSDAAVSYVLFPASGEITREWVDGNPVIPLDEAIEHMLEYRVNYEPALEMIADEYDRDIDASHEDPRLNA; from the coding sequence ATGGAGTACGTCGACGAGACCGCGGCGAAGATCATGGTCGCGGCCCGGCCGGGTGACTCGATCCGGCGAATCGCCCAGAAGATCGACGGCTCCTACTCGTGGGTCTACGACTGGATCGAGCGGTTGGAGGACGCAGGCTTCATCCGGCGTGAGGACGGCATCTACATCGAGAATTACGCTGTCAGGGATCGCTACTACGACCTCGTCGCGGCCATCTCTCGCGCTGTTCCCCCTTCGATCGACGACGGCTACGTCATTCCACACTTCGCCGGGATGCCCTTTGCGTACACGAAAATCGACGGCGTCTACGTCTGGACCCACGGCGGCTATCAGATCGCTCGCGGCCACGACGATTATCCGATCTTCATCCAGGTCGCCGACCAGGACGTCGAACGGTGGACAGCGTTCTTTGATGAGTTCGTGATTCCGAGCCGGATCGAAGAGCGGCCGGACGCGACCGACTCCGACGCGGCCGTCTCGTACGTGTTGTTCCCGGCGAGTGGGGAGATCACTCGCGAGTGGGTTGACGGCAATCCGGTTATTCCGTTGGATGAGGCAATCGAGCACATGTTGGAGTACCGGGTGAACTACGAGCCGGCGTTGGAGATGATCGCCGACGAGTACGACCGCGATATCGACGCGTCCCACGAGGATCCGCGTCTCAATGCATGA
- a CDS encoding ImmA/IrrE family metallo-endopeptidase: MATTSNSSVSFEQTDTRSDEMNSTIEQWIDELVDDVDEAQASAEFQEWLDIQSRFHDYSHRNTLLIKLQYPEARKVAGYNTWRNEFDRYVQEGESAIWIWAPIIAKQCPECENSPSYHEQSDCEYDETSPDEWSKGLVGFKPTAVFDVSQTEGEPLPELETEATGDADDLVPALLDAAATLDVDVRVVDAAEWEHRDAKGVCKHRNLHECQPVVEAKARPNKADLAVTLIHEYAHALLHFDVGEENERSKREVEAEAVAYIVGRYFGLDTSGSAFYLAAWQDDDPEVIQDRLGRISSTAQKIIGAIDEG, translated from the coding sequence ATGGCTACGACCAGTAACTCGTCGGTCTCCTTTGAACAGACCGACACGCGATCCGACGAGATGAACAGCACCATCGAACAGTGGATTGACGAGCTCGTTGACGACGTCGACGAGGCACAGGCCAGCGCGGAGTTCCAAGAATGGCTCGACATCCAGAGTCGCTTCCACGACTACTCGCATCGCAACACGCTGCTCATCAAACTCCAGTATCCCGAGGCCAGAAAAGTTGCCGGCTACAACACCTGGCGCAATGAGTTCGACCGATATGTCCAGGAAGGCGAGTCAGCCATCTGGATCTGGGCGCCGATCATTGCCAAGCAGTGCCCGGAGTGCGAGAATTCACCCAGTTACCACGAGCAAAGCGACTGTGAGTACGACGAGACATCGCCGGACGAGTGGTCGAAAGGGCTTGTCGGATTCAAGCCAACGGCTGTCTTCGATGTGTCTCAGACCGAGGGCGAACCGCTCCCCGAGCTGGAAACCGAGGCCACAGGTGACGCCGACGACCTGGTGCCAGCGCTCCTTGATGCGGCAGCTACTCTCGATGTCGACGTCCGTGTCGTCGACGCTGCTGAGTGGGAGCATAGGGACGCGAAAGGCGTCTGCAAACACCGGAATCTCCACGAGTGCCAACCCGTCGTCGAGGCGAAAGCTCGCCCGAACAAGGCCGACCTCGCGGTCACGTTGATTCACGAATACGCGCACGCACTGCTCCATTTCGATGTCGGCGAGGAGAACGAACGATCGAAACGCGAGGTCGAAGCTGAAGCTGTTGCGTACATCGTCGGGCGGTATTTCGGACTGGATACGAGCGGGTCGGCGTTCTATCTTGCCGCGTGGCAGGACGACGATCCCGAGGTGATCCAGGATCGTCTCGGCCGGATTAGTTCAACCGCGCAGAAGATCATCGGGGCGATCGACGAGGGCTGA
- a CDS encoding AbrB/MazE/SpoVT family DNA-binding domain-containing protein, with amino-acid sequence MSSDRIDAESKVSGNQANIPARIRRELNIDDGDQLRWQLEDDGSIRVQVIQQQTGTFADFDGYAGEEPTDVTSEHDAWGVDVE; translated from the coding sequence ATGAGCAGCGACAGAATCGACGCCGAAAGCAAGGTGTCTGGAAACCAGGCAAACATCCCCGCCCGGATTCGGCGTGAACTCAATATCGATGATGGCGATCAGCTCCGCTGGCAGCTCGAGGATGACGGGAGCATCCGAGTCCAAGTGATCCAACAGCAAACGGGCACGTTCGCCGACTTCGACGGCTACGCTGGTGAGGAGCCGACCGATGTCACGAGCGAGCACGACGCCTGGGGCGTCGACGTCGAGTAA
- a CDS encoding nucleotidyltransferase domain-containing protein, translated as MSLGEREDELLDTLEAVIDADLPYVLVGGWAIAAFNQRFTTDVDVVIPAQAVDDYTDLLTDRGYEKTTDVERNELYEGRTIRFTKDIGNPVQFDAMVDALGCRQTEAEWSYRYLAQHSVTEELRTGRPVTARIPERELLFAVKLHSGRKADSRDLVVLSAGADFDRIATHLHRGESEKLAGRIETVLNRLTSEDFADAFKGVFEQQTVPEQDIDAVVEFLRDQQRRIDSER; from the coding sequence ATGAGCCTCGGTGAACGCGAAGACGAACTACTGGATACGCTGGAGGCAGTCATCGACGCTGACCTGCCGTACGTGCTCGTCGGTGGGTGGGCGATCGCGGCGTTCAATCAACGCTTCACCACGGACGTCGACGTCGTCATTCCGGCCCAAGCGGTCGACGACTACACTGACCTTCTCACCGACCGCGGCTACGAGAAAACGACCGATGTCGAGCGAAACGAGCTCTACGAGGGCCGGACTATCCGGTTTACGAAAGATATCGGGAATCCGGTTCAGTTCGACGCGATGGTGGACGCGCTGGGCTGTCGCCAGACGGAAGCTGAATGGTCGTATCGCTATCTGGCCCAGCACTCTGTCACCGAGGAACTGCGAACCGGGCGCCCGGTAACAGCCAGGATTCCGGAACGGGAGTTGCTGTTCGCGGTGAAACTCCACAGTGGCCGCAAGGCAGACTCTCGGGATCTGGTGGTGCTGTCTGCTGGCGCGGATTTCGACCGGATCGCGACTCATCTGCATCGCGGAGAGTCCGAGAAGCTCGCTGGTCGCATCGAGACTGTCCTCAACCGTCTCACGTCGGAGGATTTCGCAGATGCATTCAAAGGAGTCTTCGAACAGCAAACGGTTCCCGAACAGGATATCGATGCCGTCGTTGAGTTCCTTCGTGACCAGCAGCGCCGAATCGATTCTGAACGATAA
- a CDS encoding GIY-YIG nuclease family protein, which yields MNESRFYAADWLGVEWSNWGTLDPGGDHLSTFSTDEGLYRVRHPARPGLEYIGETGRSLRGRVRALAHGAFAEEMPYRDPHTAAPCLWAVQQEEAEKLEVSVTTPTLAEDKQSRKAFEDALIAVYRREMGESPTANFGRIIDGYRQSTYRSGEERGGPLEPGQTESNTEDGVGPLDWSQSNDMFSEDWMGLLWSSPRPLADADTSIPTDDGLYRIWREGEAPPLEYIGQSSNLKSRLYRHRRNRHDALLFSYSELGEHDAQHKREEVETELIGVHWLEVGESPQDQF from the coding sequence ATGAACGAATCTAGGTTCTACGCCGCAGATTGGCTCGGCGTAGAGTGGTCGAATTGGGGGACTCTCGATCCCGGCGGCGACCACCTATCCACGTTCTCCACTGACGAGGGGCTTTACCGCGTTCGCCATCCCGCCCGCCCCGGTCTGGAGTATATTGGCGAGACTGGGCGCAGCCTCCGTGGTCGAGTCCGTGCGCTCGCCCACGGGGCGTTCGCCGAGGAAATGCCTTATCGCGATCCACACACCGCGGCACCATGTCTCTGGGCTGTCCAGCAGGAGGAGGCCGAGAAACTGGAGGTGTCGGTCACGACGCCGACGCTCGCTGAGGACAAGCAATCTCGAAAGGCGTTCGAGGACGCGCTAATCGCAGTCTACCGCCGTGAAATGGGCGAGAGTCCGACGGCGAACTTCGGCCGGATTATTGACGGCTACCGGCAGTCGACGTACCGCAGCGGCGAGGAACGCGGCGGGCCGCTCGAACCAGGTCAGACGGAGTCTAACACTGAGGACGGTGTCGGCCCGCTGGATTGGAGCCAGAGCAACGACATGTTCTCGGAGGACTGGATGGGGCTCTTGTGGTCGTCTCCACGACCGTTGGCAGACGCGGACACGTCGATTCCGACGGACGATGGGCTGTACCGGATCTGGCGCGAGGGCGAGGCACCGCCACTGGAGTACATCGGGCAGAGTTCGAATCTCAAGTCACGGCTGTATCGTCACCGGCGAAACCGGCACGATGCGTTGCTATTCTCGTACTCAGAACTGGGGGAGCACGACGCCCAGCACAAGCGCGAAGAGGTTGAGACGGAGCTTATCGGCGTTCACTGGTTGGAAGTTGGGGAGAGTCCACAAGATCAGTTCTAG